A region from the Sphingomonas sp. S2-65 genome encodes:
- a CDS encoding TIGR03013 family XrtA/PEP-CTERM system glycosyltransferase has product MIRLFKHYVPNAVLLLGLMDLVLLLAAGEIGWLMRAHQAGLVPGPMVERLPQLVAFALFIELAMIAVGVYGAESLQSIRYATARLLVAVSLGVIGLSAIYFAIPQLSFWRSNLLYAMATTLVLLLLIRLLLGKTLGGQVFKRRIVVLGAGPRAARLKALSKLPGAGFAVVGYVAMSEANRVIPEAIARDAIYNLADHVVLLNASEVVLALEERRNALPLKDLLRVKTTGVHVNEISTFLERETGRVDLDSVSPSWLIFSDGFSSGRMVSSAFKRLFDIGASVILLAITLPLILVTAILVKLESRGPAFYRQRRVGLYGQGFDVVKLRSMRQDAEVPGIAVWAEKDDPRVTRIGRLIRKLRIDELPQCWSVLKGEMSFVGPRPERPQFVDDLDQRLPFYAERHMVKPGITGWAQINYPYGASIDDARQKLEYDLFYAKNYSPFLDILILLQTIRVILFPEGAR; this is encoded by the coding sequence ATGATCCGCCTATTCAAGCATTACGTGCCCAATGCCGTGCTGCTGCTCGGCTTGATGGACCTTGTCCTTCTGCTGGCGGCGGGCGAAATCGGCTGGCTGATGCGCGCCCACCAGGCCGGCCTTGTTCCAGGACCGATGGTCGAGCGGCTCCCGCAACTCGTCGCCTTCGCGCTGTTCATCGAACTCGCGATGATCGCAGTCGGCGTTTATGGCGCCGAAAGCCTCCAGTCGATCCGCTATGCGACGGCGCGGCTGCTCGTAGCGGTTTCGCTCGGCGTGATCGGGTTGAGCGCGATTTACTTCGCGATCCCCCAGCTGAGCTTTTGGCGCTCCAACCTTCTCTACGCGATGGCAACCACGCTGGTGCTGTTGCTGCTCATCCGGTTGCTGCTCGGCAAGACGCTTGGTGGCCAAGTGTTCAAACGCAGGATCGTAGTCTTGGGTGCAGGTCCTCGCGCGGCACGGCTGAAGGCATTGTCCAAGCTTCCCGGAGCGGGCTTTGCGGTGGTCGGCTATGTCGCGATGAGCGAAGCCAATCGTGTGATCCCCGAGGCGATTGCCAGAGACGCGATCTACAATCTCGCGGACCATGTCGTGCTTCTCAACGCCAGCGAAGTCGTATTGGCGCTCGAGGAACGCCGCAATGCGCTGCCGCTCAAGGACTTGCTGCGGGTCAAGACAACCGGCGTTCACGTCAACGAGATTTCGACCTTCCTGGAGCGGGAGACTGGACGAGTCGATCTGGACAGCGTCAGTCCGAGCTGGCTGATCTTCTCGGACGGGTTCTCCTCGGGCCGGATGGTGTCGAGCGCTTTCAAGCGGCTCTTCGACATCGGCGCGAGCGTAATCCTTCTCGCAATCACGCTGCCGTTGATCCTGGTTACCGCCATCCTGGTAAAGCTCGAAAGCCGGGGCCCGGCCTTCTACCGGCAGCGCCGGGTAGGCCTTTACGGCCAGGGGTTCGACGTCGTGAAGCTCCGCTCCATGCGGCAGGACGCCGAAGTGCCGGGGATCGCTGTGTGGGCTGAAAAGGACGATCCGCGGGTCACTCGGATAGGGCGCCTCATCCGGAAGCTCCGCATCGACGAACTCCCGCAATGCTGGAGCGTGCTGAAGGGTGAGATGAGCTTCGTCGGGCCCCGTCCGGAGCGTCCCCAATTCGTCGACGACCTGGATCAAAGGCTGCCCTTTTATGCCGAACGTCACATGGTGAAGCCGGGGATCACCGGCTGGGCACAAATCAATTATCCCTATGGCGCTTCGATCGACGATGCGCGGCAGAAGCTTGAATACGACCTGTTCTATGCGAAGAACTACTCGCCTTTTCTCGACATTTTGATCCTGCTGCAGACGATCCGCGTGATCCTATTTCCCGAGGGCGCGCGCTGA
- a CDS encoding mannose-1-phosphate guanylyltransferase/mannose-6-phosphate isomerase, translated as MPESKPIIPVILSGGSGTRLWPMSRPEKPKQLLSLTDELTMLQLTAQRASGEQFAKPIVVANAFHADLVEEQLGEVESAAQALILEPIGRNTAPAIALAAIAAGGGSDPVLIMPSDHVIADVESFHAAIQAALPLVNDGWLVTFGIAPDAPETGYGWIKVGEKLAEGVHRVARFVEKPPRDKAEAMLASGDHAWNGGIFLFRADMYLGALSVYAPEMLVAAQQSMDRARREGPRIWPDAESFAACPSDSIDYAVMEKAPRVAVVPVSMGWSDVGSWDALHAVSNPDAGGNVVRGDVVAIDAHNCLVQSEPGKRVALVGVKDLIVVVSGADVLVLPRGRSQEVKKLIEAMKDS; from the coding sequence ATGCCGGAATCGAAGCCCATCATTCCCGTCATTCTGTCGGGTGGATCGGGCACGCGCCTGTGGCCGATGTCGCGGCCCGAGAAGCCGAAGCAGTTGCTCTCGCTGACCGACGAATTGACCATGCTCCAGCTGACGGCGCAGCGTGCTTCGGGCGAGCAGTTCGCCAAGCCGATCGTCGTCGCCAATGCCTTTCATGCCGACCTGGTCGAAGAACAGCTGGGCGAAGTGGAATCGGCGGCACAGGCGCTGATCCTCGAGCCCATCGGGCGCAATACCGCGCCAGCCATCGCCCTGGCTGCGATTGCGGCGGGTGGTGGCAGCGATCCGGTGCTGATCATGCCATCCGACCACGTCATCGCCGATGTCGAGAGCTTCCATGCTGCGATCCAGGCGGCCTTGCCACTGGTAAACGACGGATGGCTGGTCACCTTCGGCATCGCCCCGGATGCCCCGGAGACGGGCTATGGGTGGATCAAGGTCGGCGAGAAGCTGGCAGAGGGCGTGCACCGTGTGGCGCGGTTCGTGGAGAAACCGCCCCGCGACAAGGCGGAGGCGATGCTGGCCTCGGGCGATCACGCCTGGAACGGCGGCATCTTCCTGTTCCGGGCCGACATGTATCTGGGCGCACTCAGCGTGTACGCACCGGAGATGCTGGTCGCGGCGCAGCAGTCCATGGACCGCGCCAGGCGGGAAGGGCCGAGGATCTGGCCCGATGCCGAGTCCTTTGCCGCGTGCCCGTCCGACTCGATCGACTATGCAGTGATGGAAAAGGCGCCGCGCGTTGCGGTGGTTCCGGTGTCGATGGGGTGGAGCGATGTCGGCAGCTGGGACGCGCTGCACGCGGTCAGCAACCCCGACGCCGGCGGCAACGTAGTGCGCGGCGATGTGGTCGCGATCGATGCGCATAACTGCCTGGTGCAGAGCGAACCCGGCAAGCGCGTCGCCTTGGTAGGCGTGAAGGACCTCATCGTCGTGGTGTCGGGAGCCGACGTGCTGGTGCTGCCGCGCGGGCGGAGCCAGGAAGTGAAGAAGCTCATCGAGGCGATGAAGGACAGTTGA
- a CDS encoding HNH endonuclease, which yields MHVPPPPAEERCALCQRMLGRRVEWHHVVPKSEGGRATVPVHPICHRTIHATVSNVDLARVYPTIEALLEREDIRRFLSWVDDKPPDFHAPTRRKSG from the coding sequence ATGCATGTTCCGCCTCCGCCGGCGGAGGAACGCTGTGCCCTTTGCCAGCGGATGCTTGGCCGGCGCGTAGAATGGCACCACGTCGTGCCGAAGAGTGAAGGCGGACGCGCGACCGTTCCGGTGCATCCGATCTGTCACCGCACGATCCATGCGACCGTTTCGAACGTCGACCTGGCGCGGGTGTACCCGACCATCGAGGCGCTGCTGGAGCGGGAGGATATCCGGCGCTTCCTCAGCTGGGTTGATGACAAGCCACCCGATTTCCACGCGCCGACGCGGCGGAAGTCGGGCTGA
- the pepF gene encoding oligoendopeptidase F: MMPELSRREALTAAALATLASAAPAWAQSGATPGAAWDLSELYPSDAAWDQARKQALAALPGLAKYKGRLSESADTLAQALVLQSDLGRTIARIYTYVSLKGDEDVRVAAYQEKQAQATDLYTAFGESTAWFSPELLTIGKPKLDGFIAANQTLKTRFDFYLANTIRQAEHTLSPEGEAILASAGSALQTPDEVSGQLRSSDIPWPTITLSTGQEVRLDSQGYTLNRDAPNRADRKAVFDAFWAAHGKFQNSFGATYNGQIKGDIFHAKARKYPSALAAALSGNNVPEGVYRTLVAEANKGLPQLHRYFDLRRRMLKLSDLGYWDIYPPLVSLDRPFTLDQMRATTLEAVKPLGPDYQARIAKATAAKWMDPFPRPGKRPGAYMNPGAFDVHPYLLLNLSEKYDGLSTYAHEWGHALHSLLSNTAQPFEKADYPIFLAEIASTLNEQLLVAHMLKQAKSKEEKLFYLGQQMENFRGTFFRQTMFAEFELKAHDMAEAGEGLSGAKFTSIYGDLLKRYHGPAMKFEPSYANEWAFIPHFYNAFYVFQYATCISAATYFAQAILKGGTRERDNYLSVLKAGGSDYPVDILKRAGLNMTSPAPYQALVASFKDTLDQAEALLA, translated from the coding sequence ATGATGCCCGAACTCTCCCGCCGCGAAGCGTTGACCGCCGCCGCGCTCGCCACTCTCGCCTCCGCCGCGCCTGCCTGGGCGCAGTCCGGCGCAACGCCTGGGGCAGCCTGGGACCTGAGCGAGCTCTATCCCAGCGATGCAGCCTGGGATCAGGCGCGCAAGCAGGCGCTGGCGGCCCTGCCCGGCCTTGCCAAGTATAAAGGCCGTCTGAGCGAAAGCGCCGATACCCTAGCGCAGGCGCTCGTCCTGCAATCCGATCTCGGCCGCACGATCGCGCGGATATACACCTATGTCAGCCTGAAGGGCGACGAGGATGTCCGCGTCGCCGCCTATCAGGAGAAGCAGGCACAGGCGACGGATCTCTACACTGCATTCGGCGAGTCCACCGCCTGGTTCTCGCCCGAACTGCTCACCATCGGCAAGCCCAAGCTCGACGGCTTCATCGCCGCAAATCAGACGCTGAAGACACGCTTCGACTTCTATCTCGCCAACACCATCCGCCAGGCCGAACACACCCTGTCACCCGAGGGCGAGGCGATCCTCGCCAGTGCGGGCTCGGCGCTGCAGACGCCCGACGAAGTGTCAGGCCAGCTGCGCTCCTCGGATATCCCGTGGCCGACGATCACTCTGTCGACCGGGCAGGAAGTTCGTCTCGACAGCCAAGGTTACACCCTTAATCGCGATGCTCCGAACCGCGCCGACAGGAAGGCCGTGTTTGACGCATTCTGGGCCGCTCATGGCAAGTTCCAGAACTCCTTCGGCGCCACCTATAACGGCCAGATAAAGGGTGACATCTTCCACGCCAAAGCGCGAAAGTACCCGAGCGCGCTGGCGGCGGCGCTGTCAGGCAACAATGTGCCCGAGGGCGTATATCGGACGCTTGTAGCCGAGGCGAACAAGGGCCTGCCGCAGCTCCACCGCTATTTCGACTTGCGCCGGCGCATGCTCAAGCTTTCCGACCTCGGCTATTGGGACATCTATCCCCCGCTCGTGTCGCTCGACCGCCCGTTCACGCTGGATCAGATGCGCGCCACCACGCTTGAAGCGGTGAAGCCACTCGGCCCCGACTATCAGGCGCGCATCGCCAAAGCGACGGCGGCCAAATGGATGGATCCGTTCCCCCGCCCCGGCAAGCGCCCGGGCGCTTACATGAACCCCGGCGCGTTCGACGTGCACCCGTATCTTCTGCTCAATCTGTCGGAGAAATATGACGGGCTGAGCACCTATGCGCACGAATGGGGCCACGCGCTCCACTCGCTGCTCTCGAACACCGCGCAGCCGTTCGAAAAAGCCGACTACCCGATCTTCCTTGCCGAGATCGCCTCCACTCTCAATGAGCAGCTGCTGGTCGCCCATATGCTCAAGCAAGCCAAGAGCAAGGAAGAGAAACTCTTCTACCTCGGCCAGCAGATGGAGAATTTCCGCGGCACCTTCTTCCGCCAAACCATGTTCGCCGAATTCGAATTGAAAGCCCATGACATGGCCGAAGCCGGCGAAGGCCTGTCGGGCGCCAAGTTCACCAGCATCTATGGCGACCTCTTGAAGCGCTATCATGGGCCCGCCATGAAGTTCGAGCCGTCCTATGCCAACGAATGGGCGTTCATCCCGCACTTCTACAACGCGTTCTACGTCTTTCAATATGCCACCTGCATTTCGGCGGCGACCTACTTCGCGCAGGCGATCCTGAAGGGCGGCACGCGCGAGCGCGACAATTACCTGTCGGTGCTGAAGGCCGGCGGATCGGATTACCCGGTCGACATCCTCAAGCGCGCCGGTCTCAATATGACCAGCCCCGCGCCATATCAGGCACTGGTAGCCAGCTTCAAGGATACGCTCGACCAGGCGGAAGCGCTGCTCGCCTGA